TTCAGAAAGTGTACATATAATTAGTTCTCGCTCTGGGTAAAGTAATCACGTTAAAAAAGTCAACAATCAAGCATAACTTTTAATGAATGTACTAGTAGTAACTAGATACTTAGTACTAGTTACTTAAGTTACTTTTCTTAaataactaccccaactctggtaAGAAGTGCTGTTAGCTACAGCTTCAGCCTTGACTAACACTACAAAGCCCAAAGGAGCTCACACAACagaatcctgtaattttattgttaaatggcttctttagtatacggaactgctgccaatagtgtaatggcGAAGAGAACGTAGAGGTGTAGGGTCGTTGGTGTTCCGTGGCTGACTGATAGTAGGTTTCATTGAAGGTTATAATGAGAGTGATAACTCGTGACAATCTTTTCACGCTACTGAAGCCATTACTATATTATACATACGTGAGATAATTACAGGAAATTAGAATACTAAAGAGGTCCTTGAGTTCACTTGCAGCTGCCTTACAAGTTGAAGCATTGTGAGAGATCATGAGTTGAGGTAGCGATCGGCAACCCACAAACCTATGAAACACTAACAAAAGGTCTCGGTTGACAAGTCTTCAACAATTTCTAAGTGGACTGCTCTGCTGGTGGCACATGtgaataaacatatgtataCCTTAACTTCTTTACAACTCGGGCAGATGGTTCCTTCCTTAGCCATGTCTTGGAGCTGGGCATGTACCAGCTCGGCATAATGGAAAGGGATCAGTCAAGGTGGTAGTTTGATCGGTCTTGCCTCTCCAGTGTTAATGATGTGTTGTGTCACATTTGTTTGGCCCAGCTGTTTAGAAAATAGCTCCTCAAATTCTTGTACAACTGGTCTTAATGCAGGATGTACATCTGTGGGAATCTCAAACTGGATACAGTTTTCATCACAGCTGACTGGGATGGCCTGGGGAAGTCTTCATCAACAATTTTGGTGTGGCATGATCTCAACTCTGAAAATTGTAGTGGCAGTGCTTGACTTGGACAATCTGCTCGGTAGAATGTACCAGATTCAAAGATGAGTACAAACCCATGTCCACTCAGAAAGTCACATCCCAGGATGGCTGGTATGGACAGGTGGTCAACAACAACGAAGGGGTGTTCCATAGAGAATGACCCCAGAGTCACAGTTAGTGTGGTTGTGCCACAAAGTGTAATGTTCCTGCCATCAGCGTTCACTAATTTGATGAGGACAATGGGCATAATGTTCATTGGTGACATGTAATTCTTGCTGAGAGCTAAACATGATGCTCCTTAATCTAacaatattgtactttgtgtgggaggatcaaagcaatgccgcatattgtattgtccatacagtactaattaactgcataactgtactgtataagtcatacagtacagttacgcagctaattgggcaaatatacagttatgcacttaattgggaaaatacagcacacttgggcaaatgcagtacagttatgcggagaatttatttaaggaatgttatgaaaacaacacattgtaaattgctaaaaccagccaaactaatcctaccagttcgttctacggctagaAATAGATAAACACatactgatcatctgatcacgaagcaactccactaagacagcacgattgatcacatacaagacattgtaaatcgctaaaactaaccaaactaatcctattagttcgttctatgactagaaatagattgtatagACACTAACTGATATCCTGATTACTGAAAATCATagcagtttgagtactagagaaaatcgctccaagccagatgaccaggaagtgcaatataacagttaaagcactACCTAcgtatgcttgtgtgtacgaaaattacagcacttggggggtgtttcgaggcaaatacagcactcggcttcgcctcatgctgtattagcctcttgacatgccccctcatgctgtattttccgtacacatgcgcggcggtgctttaactataacatatggTGAATGGATTACTGTTAAACTGTCTATGTGCATAAGCTGTGAAGTTGTTGTGTGCAAGTGCCAGAATGTATGCAATGGGTCAAGCATTGTTTAGTTCTAGGAAGTGTCCCCAGCTCAAGGGTTTTGGGACACCCCCTTGGCTGTTTCCCTGACTCCAGCAGTTTTGATAGGAATGTCCCTTTCTTCCACAATTGTAAAAAATCATCCCGTTTCTCGAATGGTAGTTGTTTACTATATGGGCTAGTTTCCCACACTTGTAGCAATGCTTAGTACGAGGGCTTGCTTTGTTGACGACACTTAATGCAGCTAATTGTTCAGTCATTACCCTTAGAGTTTCTTCCAACCGGCTTGCTTCTTCAATTCCCTTGACATGTCTTACAGGGTGAGTCATTTCTGCTCTCTggtatcatgtaccacggtagtggtacataatagggatcaggcagaaatttttcaaaacactctaatagaacgtacgccaaaagcagccttccgggctttagattttatttctaaaacattctagacctttcttttgtgtttacaacactagccaacaagtattaaaagtaaaggaaatggttttaggtgttttttaaaattttgaaaatggttagattctccatcttcttctttctttcttctttctttcttgtttcgcgcgcctacagctcgtaggaagtagatatcagccctaaaaacgtatggcgtatttaaaaaacattcgtacccaggtctgtgtggtattaaaatcttccctctctaatgcgattgcgagatatagagcaagaatcactcttcgagacgccattcgatcgagaagccatacagatgataatatagaattgtttaaaattccattgctttagctcacaggactaaaatgcatcaagttgtatcacactaaacattaaacataactattgttcactgaaactcgggttttagacttccttcattacgagacagtgaagggggtgtggcccgcacctcgtcacttaaactattactgtacgcctttcgtgtatactttctattatattcttcagctgtttaccagctaagagtcgacataacaaggcttgtaagctattggaacacactggtaaatttcgaattgaaaaggggtgtgtcccttccgtacgcgattgaaaaataaaaagcgggatacttcgtatactcagcactttaattggagtcgaccacgttttgtcaagcttgtgttttactcgtgttgagatttcgcaccgcttcgttgcagtaaacggtcacactagtggatttatctactcgtcaaaggaaagtggtattgtttactgtattgttaactgtattgttaactgtttGGGTTTATTGTGTCAGCAATAAATTCATATTATTGGTGCGATCATTTCATAATAGTATTGAATTTGTATCCATTATAAACAACGGATACTTATTCTGTTGTTAAAGTACTACTACTCATACTGTTAATTCTCTGTGCTACCATGCCGTCGAGATCAGCAAAAACGCGAAGATTACGTGACAAACAGCGATATGCCAATGCTAGGGAGGAATTTGCACTGACCGTAAACATTACTACATGGCTAATGCTGATATGTATAAAAGTGCTGCTAAAATGGCATATTCTAGCAATCCTGAGCAAAAGAAAGAGGCTTCTAAAATAGCTTCAAAATTAGCGTATGCTGATAATCCTGACAAAAAGAAAGAGGCTTCTAAAATTGCTTCAAAATTAGCATATGCTGATAATCCTGACAAAAAGAAAGAGGCTTCTAAAATAGCATATGCTGATAATCCTGACAAAAAGAAAGAGGCTTCTAAAATAGCTTCAAAATTAGCATATGCTGATAATCCTGACAAAAAGAAAGAGGCTTCTAAAATAGCATATGCTGATAATCCTGACAAAAAGAAAGAGGCTTCTAAAATAGCTTCAAAATTAGCGTATGCTGATAATCCTGACAAAAAGAAAGAGGCTTCTAAAATAGCTTCAAAAACAGCATATGTTGAGAATCCAGGAAAGAAGAAAGAGGCTTCAAAAATGGCTTATGCTGATGATCGAGAAACGAAAAGGAAGGCATCTAAAAAAGCCTATGAAGAGAACGCAGAAAAACGTAAAAATGAATTTAAAGATAATTATAGTGAGCACAGAGAAGAAATATGTAGTATGAAAAGAGATCAATATGTGCTTCGTGCACCCAATGAAGGCCTTGTTAACACTTTTGTTGATAACCTTCTTAGTGAATTCTTACTTAATGCTGATCTGAAGGTTtgtttaactacaaaacttcaTGATCATTTTAAATCGTATGCTGAAAAGCTCAGTAAAAAAATGGAATGCGTCACTGCTTGTAGATTAGCATCAAGAAATCTTGTACACCATGTTCTTGAATTGCGCAAACTTAATGCGGGTAAGTTTATAAAACATGTAAGGGATGTCAATACACTTACCATTGATAGTGTAATGGATTTTGGTGACAAGCAACATTCAATGCATGCAGAGCCCTATTTTTACAATACTGGATATAGGTATGCTTTTCAGCCCACAAGGCTTTCCATTGATAAAAACAATCGATGTCTGTTTGTTGAAAACCTGTCACCTAACCCTGAAGAATTTATTTGTGACGAGCCTATTCCTCTTGATATAAATGGAAGGGCACACATTTGTGATGGCCTTGGTTGTTCGTATGTGTGTCGCACAGTTAGTGATAGGGATATTGAGTGTATTCTTGACATTAAACAAGCTTTTACAAAATCATTAGCCCAGGTGTGAGAAATGTTGCATAACATTGATAATGAATGTTCCCATATCCATCACCTAAAGCCTAGAGGAATGGAGGATGACTTGGCTAGCACAGAACTCTTTAAGCTTGGTCATCC
The nucleotide sequence above comes from Dysidea avara chromosome 3, odDysAvar1.4, whole genome shotgun sequence. Encoded proteins:
- the LOC136251611 gene encoding cylicin-1-like — encoded protein: MANADMYKSAAKMAYSSNPEQKKEASKIASKLAYADNPDKKKEASKIASKLAYADNPDKKKEASKIAYADNPDKKKEASKIASKLAYADNPDKKKEASKIAYADNPDKKKEASKIASKLAYADNPDKKKEASKIASKTAYVENPGKKKEASKMAYADDRETKRKASKKAYEENAEKRKNEFKDNYSEHREEICSMKRDQYVLRAPNEGLVNTFVDNLLSEFLLNADLKVCLTTKLHDHFKSYAEKLSKKMECVTACRLASRNLVHHVLELRKLNAGKFIKHVRDVNTLTIDSVMDFGDKQHSMHAEPYFYNTGYRYAFQPTRLSIDKNNRCLFVENLSPNPEEFICDEPIPLDINGRAHICDGLGCSYVCRTVSDRDIECILDIKQAFTKSLAQV